A segment of the Coffea arabica cultivar ET-39 chromosome 8c, Coffea Arabica ET-39 HiFi, whole genome shotgun sequence genome:
AGTGGTGATTGAAATTCACCAGTTAACCGAATTTTGATGGTTGTCCACAACATAGAAAGTAGTACAGCAAAATTAATTATTAAGCCTCGCAAGGTCACAGATAAAGGTGTATTGTCTTTATGGCTCACTTTAAGTGGGTGCATTGAACCAAGCAATCGGATATATGGACCAAGAAAGGGCCTACATTTGGGGGGAAGGACATTTATGCACATGTTTTTGGTACCAGATAACTTGTCggatatatatttattttaaaagcaGTAACTAATTTCTTTTCAAGGATGTTTGTGCTGAAAAAGGAGAAACGTATTTTATAACAAGTTTTCGAGCACATTATTTCCTTGTAACAATGGTAAAATCTTATTTTCAGAGCAAAATGGCCTGAAGGAATCGATATGCCAACCAGACTATTTTAGAAATACATAACAACTTGTAGTAGTTCTGAGCTAAACTATTCGACAAAAACTTAATTCCGAAACCTCGATTACGAATATTTGGATTTCATATCTTATCACAAGTCAATCAAGAATTTGTGCAGAATTGGCTACACTTAGTAGAAGTTCATTAGGAACCGTAAAAGTGAAAAGATGACACTAATAACAGGATAGGGAGAGTAGACACGAGAAGATGATACATAAGAAGGTAAATCATGAAAAGGTATCATCCTAGTTGAATTGTGGGAATCGTGGTTCAGCAACTGCAACGAGAGGTTTGGCAAGGAAGCCAGCATCCTCGCACTCTGCTAAATCGATTTGCGAATGACCTGATGGAATCTTCCAGCTAAAGCATTGAAGAAGTCTGGCCAGCAACATCACAGTGAGTGTGGAACCCAAAAGGACTCCTGGACATCCACGCCTTCCGGTGCTgaaggaaaacatatttaatTCTGGATCGTTGAGATCCATTCTAGCATCCTCCATGTCCTTCATGTGGCGCTCAGGCTTGTACTTCAGCGGATCCTCCCAGATTCGAGGATTACGGCCAAGTCCTGGACGGCTGAGGATAACATGGCTACCTTTCGGGATGAAGTAGCCACCAACGACGGTGTCCTGAGTAGATACATGAGGAACATTAAAGGGTGCTAATGGATGCAGCCGAAAGGACTCTCTTACGCAGGCCTTCACATATTTCAGCCTCGGAAGGTCAGATTCTTGAACAAGTCTATCCTTTCCAACCACGGCGTCTAGCTCTTCTGTGGCTTTTTGAAGCATTTCAGGTTGATTTAGCATCTCTGCTAATGCCCACTCCACAGCATTTGATGGATTATCGACTGTTGCAAACATTAATTCCTGTCGAGCATGCATCATAGTAAAGTTAAAAGTGAAACTAATAATCCTTCTTTTCCAAGTCCAATAATCGACTCTGACCGAACAACACCATATTGCAAGTTGCATTTTGTTGGTGATTAGGGCTTATTGAGATTCCATCCTTTTCTAATTTCTGCTAATCAACATATATGGTCAGAGCGTGGCTGATGGGCTTGAGCACACATAAACCACATCATTAAAACGTGAGCGAACAAGATGATGTCGTCTTATGTCACCTTTTGTACGTCATTTGATGTGGACATGGTTTACCTGAATGTTTCACAGCATTGAGTCTGCAAGCAAGATTTTAAGTTTTGGAGTGTGGCCCCTACGATTGATTTTGTACTTATGTGAAAGGGCACTAGCTGATAAGGAGCTAAAGTTTGATTTACCCCATTTGTTTAAGAAATTGTTTATGTAACCATGCAGCAGGATAGAGGATTCCTTACAGTAATTTGTGCTCTCATCTCCTCAGTTGTTAAGAGGGGTCTGCCGTTGCTATCTTTGAGCCTGATTAGGACATCAAGAAGgtcttcttcctcatttttcaagCCACTCTCCCACATTTTAATCCTTTTTTCAATTTCGGGATCTTGGTGCTTTCGTACACATGCAACGGCCTCAGTAAGAATCTTTCGGTGGCCATCAAAATCAAAAATCTTCACCCAGGGCATGTAATCTGATAAGCTGAATGCATACAAATAAGCAAGGATTTTGAAGAGTGCATTGATATGTTCAACTTCCTCAGCACCTGGTCCTCCATCTTCCATTCCTTTCCCGAAGAATCTCTTGTTGAAAATCATCTTTCTAATCACATTTCCGCAGTAG
Coding sequences within it:
- the LOC113705490 gene encoding isoleucine N-monooxygenase 1-like, whose translation is MNYTSSLRVDSSLGFTSMSWIPYFSGFMALVLLVIFKMDKWLTICLKNNKTRRFPLPPGPKPLPFIGCIFQMLRNRPTNRWICKFMDDLNTEIACIRIFGVHVIPVTSPELARQFCKKQDSIFSSRPVCMSAELCSGGFLTTGLSPLGDQYKKMKRMVISSVLSPAKHQWLHSKRAEEADHLVNYVYNQCKDNATVGLVDIRLVTQHYCGNVIRKMIFNKRFFGKGMEDGGPGAEEVEHINALFKILAYLYAFSLSDYMPWVKIFDFDGHRKILTEAVACVRKHQDPEIEKRIKMWESGLKNEEEDLLDVLIRLKDSNGRPLLTTEEMRAQITELMFATVDNPSNAVEWALAEMLNQPEMLQKATEELDAVVGKDRLVQESDLPRLKYVKACVRESFRLHPLAPFNVPHVSTQDTVVGGYFIPKGSHVILSRPGLGRNPRIWEDPLKYKPERHMKDMEDARMDLNDPELNMFSFSTGRRGCPGVLLGSTLTVMLLARLLQCFSWKIPSGHSQIDLAECEDAGFLAKPLVAVAEPRFPQFN